The Spiroplasma citri genomic sequence AAGTAAATATTAATATTATTGAATATCGTAAAGTTTTACAAGCAAAAATTAATATTTATGATATTATTGATAATGCCAATATTAATTTAGATGATTTTATTGAAGTTGCGCCACTTTCAGCAAATGCAATGTATGATGAAATTATTACAACAGTGAAAAAAATGAAAACAACTGAATATCGTGAAATTATGACTTTAATTTTAGAAAAATATGGTGAGCAATTTAAAATTTGACCAGCTGCCATTCGTAATCATCACGAAATTAAATCAGGTTTAATTTGACATAGTTTAACTATGCTACAAATGGCAAAAAATGTTGCCAATGTTTATCATGATCGTTTAATTGATTCGGAATTATTATATTGTGGTGTTATTTTACATGATTTAGGAAAAGTTATTGAAATTACAAGTGGAGCGACAAATGATTTTTCATTTGAAGGAAAATTACTTGGGCATATTTCAATTATGGCAAATGAATTAAATCATCTTGCCCAAAGTAATAATTTAAATTCAGAAAAAATTGTTTTGTTAGAACATATGATTTTAGCTAGTCATGGCCGTTTGGAATATGGTTCACCTGTTGAACCACATTTATTAGAAGCAGAAATTTTATCATTTTTAGATAATTTGGATGCACGAATTTACCGCATTGATAAAGAGTTAGAAAAAACATTGCTTAATGAACAAACACAACGGTTATTATCTGTTGAAGGTCGTTGATTTTTAAAACATTTTGAAAAATAAAGATTAATTTAATTGCAAAAAGTTTAAAATTTTTTTAAAATTTTAAACTTTTTGCAATTTTTTTCTGTTTTTCATTTCTTTTTTTCTGTTTTCTTTTTTCTGAAAGGTATATAATAACATTACGGTATGATTTAATTTTCAGGAATAAATGTCCTAGAACTACCGGCATATTTAGTTAGTTATATCGAAAGAACTATTAATACTGCTAAGAATAGAAAAGGAGAATATAAAATGAAGATTATTGTAGTTGGAACTAACCATGCAGGTACAACTGCTGTTAGAACCTTAAGACGATTAGATCCAAAAGCAGAAATTGTTACTTATGATAAAAATAACAATATCTCATTTTTAGGATGTGGAATTGCACTATGAGTTTCAGGAGAGGTAAAAGATTCAAATGGTTTATTTTATGCTTCACCAGAGGTGTTAAAAAATGAAGGTATTAAAGTAAACATGGAACACGAAATATTATCAATTGATAATAAAAATCAAAAAATTCGTGTAAAAGATTTAAAATCAGGAAAAGAATTTGATGATAATTATGATAAATTGATTTTAGCGATTGGTTCTTGACCAATTATTCCACCAATTGAAGGAATTAAGCAAGAAGGTGTTCATATTGTTAAATGATATCAACATGGGGAATTAGTAAAAAAAGCAAATGATGACAAAAATATTCAAAATGTTGTTGTATGTGGGGCAGGATACATTGGCGTTGAATTAGTTGATGCTTTTCATCAAAAAGGAAAAAATGTTACTTTAGTTGATATTTCAGACCGAATTATGCCACGTTATTATGATCAACCTTTTACTGACAAAGTTGAAGGAGCAATGCGTAAAGCGGGTGTTAATTTACGTGGTGGCGAAAAAGTTATTAAATTTGAGGGAAATGATAACAAAGTAACAAAAGTAGTAACAGATAAAGGTTCATATGATGCTGATTTAGTAATTTGGTCAGTTGGTTTTAAACCTGCAACAGAAATTTTAAATGGTGTTGTTGATTTAGATAAAAATACAGCCATTAAAGTTGATCAATACATGCAAACATCAGACCCAAATATTTTTGCAATAGGTGATTGCATTGAAGTTTATGATAATTCTAAAAAGCAACCAGCATATATTGCTTTAGCAACAAATGCTGTACGAACAGGAGTTATTGCAGCTGTTAATGCTTTGAAACCAGCAGGTTTAGCATCACCAGGATTCCAAGGTTCAAATGCAATTAATGTTTTTGGTTGAGCATTAGCATCAACAGGAATGACAGAAACTGTGGCAAAAGATTTAGGATTTGACTACGAGCAAATTACATTTACAGATAATGATCGTCCAGAATTTATGAATTCTTATCAAGAAGTTTTAATTAAAATTCTTTGAGACAAAAAAACAAGAAAAATTATTGGTGCACAAGTAGCTTCAGAAGCTAATCATACCGAAGTTATTTATATGTTTTCATTAGCGATTATGAAGGGAGTTACAATTGATGAATTACCATTAATTGATATTTTCTTCTTGCCACATTTTAATAAGCCATATAACTTTATTACTTTACCAGGCTTAGAAGTATTAGGATTAAATTACTTTAAAAAGTAAGCAAAATGATTTGTTTTAAAAATTCTTCTACAGATGTTTATTTTAATTTGGCTTTAGACGAGTATCTTTTAAAAAGTGATATTAACGACAATATTTTCTTTTTGTGAAAAAATTTTAATACAATTGTTATTGGCCAAAATCAAAATACAATTGAAGAAATTAATTTACAAGCGGTTGAAGCTGATAAGGTGAATGTTGCACGGCGAATAACAGGTGGCGGGGCTGTTTATCAAGATGATGGTAATTTATGTTTTTCCATTATTGTTAATAAAGATGATAAAATAGCAAAAAATTATGAAAGTATTTTACAACCTATTATTAATGTTTTGCAAAAACTTGGTTTAAATGCTAAATTTGCTGGCAAAAATGATATTGAAATTGATGGCAAAAAAATCTCTGGTAATGCACAAATAAAATATAAAAATCGTTTGCTACACCATGGAACATTTTTATTTGATGTTGATTTAAGCAAAATGGAAAAATACTTAAATGTTAGTCAGGATAAAATTATTTCAAAAGGAATTAAATCAATTCCAGCACGAGTAACTAATATTCGTCCATTATTAGTAAATGATATTACAATTAATGAATTTATGCTGTTTATTACTAATGAGTTTTTGGCACAAGGAACGCCAGTGTTAGATTTACCACCAGATATTATTGCTGCAGTTAATAAACTAGCTGATGAAAAATATCGAACATGGGAATGAAACTTTGGTAATTCACCTGAATTTAGTTATCAGAATAAAATTCGATATGAAGGAAAAGGTACTGTTGATGTGCGTTTAAATGTTACTGAAGGAAAGATTACAAAGATTAAATTTTTTGGTGATTTTTTAGGTTCTGGTGGAACAGAACCACTTGAAACTCTTTTAACAGGTTGTGAATATAATCTGGATAAAATTAAAACAAAATTATTAGAAGTGAATATTAAAGATATTTTTGGTGAAAAATTTGAAACACAAGAAGTTTTAGATGTTATTTTTACTTAAAAATATTTAAAAAACAGGAAAGGCAGGAATCAAAAAAATGTATTTTGACAAATTTGATTCGTTAAAAAATGAAATGCTTCAAATTATGGATGCAACTGGAAAGATTGTTAAACCAGATTTGATGCCAAAAATTAGCGATGATGAGGTTTTAACAGCATATAAATTAATGTGCTTATCACGTCGCCAAGATGATTTTCAAAATAAAATTCAACGACAAGGAAGAATGCTATCATTTCTTTCATCAACTGGACAAGAAGCAACTGAAGTGGCATATGGAATGCAAATTATTAAAGGAAAAGACTGATTTTCATCAGCATATCGAAATAATGCTGCTTGATTAGCAACAGGTGTTCCAATGCGTAATATTATGTTATATTGATGTGGAAATGAAATGGGAAGTTACATACCAGAAGGAATTAATACTTTACCTATTAATATTCCAATTGCAACACAATATTCGCATGCAACTGGATTAGCATTTTCTGAAAAATATAATAAACGCGATGGTGTTGTTATTACAACAACCGGTGATGGGGGTTCTTCAGAAGGAGAATTTTATGAAGCAATGAATTTTGCTAAGTTACATGAAGTTCCAGCAATTTTTATTGTGGAAAATAATCAGTATGCAATTTCAACTCCTAGTCGTAAAGCAACAAAAGCAATAAACTTTGCAGTAAAAGGGATTGCGGTTGGAATGCGTAATATTTTAGTTGATGGGAATGATTTTTTTGCAGTTTATGTTGCTGTGCAAGAAGCTATTAAATTTGCTCGTAAAGGTGAAGGACCATCATTAATTGAATGTAGTACTTATCGAATTGGAGCACATTCCTCAGCTGATGATCCTAATGTTTATCGTGATGAAAAATTACATCAAGAAGCATTAAAAAAAGACCCATTAATTCGTTTAAAAGCTTATTTAATTAAGCAAAAAAAATGATCAGAAAAAGAACAAGAAAAATTAGATGCTGAACAAGATAAATTTATTAAAGATGAATTTGCTTGAGTAGAAGCAAACAATACTGTTTCAATTCGTGATATTTTTGCTTACAATTATGCTGAAATGCCAAAATTCTTAGAGGAACAATATCAAGAAGCCGAAGCATTTTTTGCAAAATATCCAAGTAAAGGAGAAAACCACTAATGCCAGTTGTAAATAATATCCAAGCATTAACACATGCTTTAGATTTAGCGATGGAAAAACATCAAAATATTGTGATTTATGGTGAGGATGTTGGTTTTGAAGGAGGAGTCTTTCGTGTTACGATTGGTCTACAAGCAAAATATGGTGAAGAGCGTTGTTTTGATGCACCAATTGCAGAAGCAACA encodes the following:
- the pdhA gene encoding pyruvate dehydrogenase (acetyl-transferring) E1 component subunit alpha, which encodes MYFDKFDSLKNEMLQIMDATGKIVKPDLMPKISDDEVLTAYKLMCLSRRQDDFQNKIQRQGRMLSFLSSTGQEATEVAYGMQIIKGKDWFSSAYRNNAAWLATGVPMRNIMLYWCGNEMGSYIPEGINTLPINIPIATQYSHATGLAFSEKYNKRDGVVITTTGDGGSSEGEFYEAMNFAKLHEVPAIFIVENNQYAISTPSRKATKAINFAVKGIAVGMRNILVDGNDFFAVYVAVQEAIKFARKGEGPSLIECSTYRIGAHSSADDPNVYRDEKLHQEALKKDPLIRLKAYLIKQKKWSEKEQEKLDAEQDKFIKDEFAWVEANNTVSIRDIFAYNYAEMPKFLEEQYQEAEAFFAKYPSKGENH
- a CDS encoding lipoate--protein ligase, which produces MICFKNSSTDVYFNLALDEYLLKSDINDNIFFLWKNFNTIVIGQNQNTIEEINLQAVEADKVNVARRITGGGAVYQDDGNLCFSIIVNKDDKIAKNYESILQPIINVLQKLGLNAKFAGKNDIEIDGKKISGNAQIKYKNRLLHHGTFLFDVDLSKMEKYLNVSQDKIISKGIKSIPARVTNIRPLLVNDITINEFMLFITNEFLAQGTPVLDLPPDIIAAVNKLADEKYRTWEWNFGNSPEFSYQNKIRYEGKGTVDVRLNVTEGKITKIKFFGDFLGSGGTEPLETLLTGCEYNLDKIKTKLLEVNIKDIFGEKFETQEVLDVIFT
- a CDS encoding FAD-dependent oxidoreductase, whose product is MKIIVVGTNHAGTTAVRTLRRLDPKAEIVTYDKNNNISFLGCGIALWVSGEVKDSNGLFYASPEVLKNEGIKVNMEHEILSIDNKNQKIRVKDLKSGKEFDDNYDKLILAIGSWPIIPPIEGIKQEGVHIVKWYQHGELVKKANDDKNIQNVVVCGAGYIGVELVDAFHQKGKNVTLVDISDRIMPRYYDQPFTDKVEGAMRKAGVNLRGGEKVIKFEGNDNKVTKVVTDKGSYDADLVIWSVGFKPATEILNGVVDLDKNTAIKVDQYMQTSDPNIFAIGDCIEVYDNSKKQPAYIALATNAVRTGVIAAVNALKPAGLASPGFQGSNAINVFGWALASTGMTETVAKDLGFDYEQITFTDNDRPEFMNSYQEVLIKILWDKKTRKIIGAQVASEANHTEVIYMFSLAIMKGVTIDELPLIDIFFLPHFNKPYNFITLPGLEVLGLNYFKK
- a CDS encoding 3'-5' exoribonuclease YhaM family protein; amino-acid sequence: MNIKDLKKEVNNVELIVIADKVTQGTASNGSTYLLITLKDRTGTIEARLWDARPADIETWIKGNCYKVNINIIEYRKVLQAKINIYDIIDNANINLDDFIEVAPLSANAMYDEIITTVKKMKTTEYREIMTLILEKYGEQFKIWPAAIRNHHEIKSGLIWHSLTMLQMAKNVANVYHDRLIDSELLYCGVILHDLGKVIEITSGATNDFSFEGKLLGHISIMANELNHLAQSNNLNSEKIVLLEHMILASHGRLEYGSPVEPHLLEAEILSFLDNLDARIYRIDKELEKTLLNEQTQRLLSVEGRWFLKHFEK